Proteins encoded within one genomic window of Triticum aestivum cultivar Chinese Spring chromosome 2D, IWGSC CS RefSeq v2.1, whole genome shotgun sequence:
- the LOC123050488 gene encoding pectinesterase inhibitor 8, producing MRPSTAAHILTAAVLLLGGAGATPETTCSAAAGADRRVDYHFCVSRLSQHHDSPDADTWGLAKVAADVGVLLAGNGVYDIKHMLAKKAAGGKVRAPLERCEALYGRMGSAFAEAYDGIDRRDYAAGKDKAREAAPLMRRCGEAFARAGVVPSPLARQSADAVQMAIVCTAITGLIQ from the coding sequence ATGAGGCCATCTACCGCTGCTCACATTCTCACGGCCGCCGTCCTCTTGCTGGGCGGCGCGGGCGCGACCCCGGAGACGACGTGCAGCGCGGCGGCGGGCGCCGACAGGCGCGTGGACTACCACTTCTGCGTGTCAAGGCTGAGCCAGCACCACGACAGCCCCGACGCCGACACGTGGGGCCTGGCCAAGGTGGCCGCCGACGTAGGCGTCCTCCTCGCCGGCAACGGCGTCTACGACATTAAGCACATGCTCGCCAAGAAAGCGGCTGGGGGCAAGGTGCGTGCGCCGCTGGAGCGGTGCGAGGCGCTCTACGGCAGGATGGGGTCCGCGTTCGCAGAGGCCTACGACGGGATCGACAGGCGCGACTACGCGGCGGGGAAAGACAAGGCGCGCGAGGCCGCGCCTCTCATGCGCCGGTGCGGCGAGGCCTTTGCCAGGGCCGGCGTCGTCCCGTCGCCGCTGGCGAGGCAGAGCGCGGACGCGGTGCAGATGGCCATCGTCTGCACAGCCATCACCGGCCTCATCCAGTGA
- the LOC123050487 gene encoding uncharacterized protein, with amino-acid sequence MPPPSPSMDELRRPPEFDHMFSDEAWASMTQDTRRRIVDISCREVPEPTQEERRMHQLIAGARGPCSVFTDAVAVAEVLDFADRHHQEAEREDWEAVLQGRHYADECADDDEDSKTTTAQTVDTRRPNHHISEQTLSRDTEIKGFSVDSIPPATPPTPTLTSSAGSDEIRFM; translated from the exons atgccgccgccgtcgccgtcaatGGATGAGCTGCGTCGGCCGCCCGAGTTCGACCACATGTTCTCGGACGAGGCGTGGGCCAGCATGACTCAGGACACGCGGCGCCGGATCGTCGACATCTCGTGCCGGGAGGTACCAGAGCCCACCCAAGAGGAACGCCGCATGCATCAACTCATCGCCGGCGCCCGCGGGCCCTGCAGCGTATTCACCGATGCCGTTGCCGTCGCTGAGGTACTGGATTTCGCGGACAGACATCACCAGGAGGCGGAGCGAGAGGACTGGGAGGCGGTGCTGCAAGGGCGGCATTACGCCGACGAATGCGCAGATGACGATGAGGACAGCAAGACGACGACAGCGCAGACCGTGGACACCCGGCGGCCGAACCACCATATCTCCGAACAAACATTGTCCAGGGATACAGAAATCAAAGGCTTTTCTGTGGACTCGATACCACCAGCTACACCTCCTACACCGACCCTCACCAG CTCGGCCGGGTCCGATGAGATACGCTTCATGTGA